AACGCGATCAGCCATCTCAGCCACAACACCCAAATCATGTGTAATCAGAATAATGCCTGCGTTAATTTCATTCTTCAGATCACGGATCAGCTCCAGTATCTGTAGTTGAATCGTAACGTCAAGCGCCGTCGTTGGTTCATCGGCTATGAGTAGTTCCGGTTTGTTGGCAATCGCAATGGCGATGACAATTCTCTGTCTCATACCACCAGATAATTCGTGGGGATACTGCTTGTATATTTGTTCGGGACGTGGAATCCCTACCTGATTCAATAAGTGAATAACCTTTTCTCTCTTCTCTCTGGAAGACAGCTTAGACTGATGAAGTGTAAGGATCTCTTCAATCTGTTCACCAATAATCATTAGAGGATTTAACGCAGACAATGGATCCTGAAAAATCATACCCATTTCTTTGCCGCGTAGCTTGTTCAACTTGCTTGGGGAGATGTTGGCAATATCTTGTCCTTTATAGAGAATCTGGCCTTCGATTTTTGCTTTGTTATGCAAACCCATAAGAGAGAATGCAAAAGCGCTTTTACCTGACCCGGATTCACCTACAATCGCCAATACTTCATTTTTCTTCACCTTAAGGTTAACGTGATCCACTGCTGCATAATAGTCATCTTCAATTCTGAATGATGTTGTTAGATTTCTGACTTCCAATAGCTCTGTATTCAAATCAATCACCCTAACCCCATAATTTCCGTAGATTGTATTCGTGTGTAGAGGAATGCATCCACTGTATATTTCCAAGTTCTTGAAGATAACGAACAATAGCTTATACAAAATACCAAATCATTAGGAGAAACTAGTTTAAGAGACTTATATTTAGACCATTGGTCAATTAATGTTGATAATTCCTAGTGGAATTATACAGCAAAATAATTAATGTAATCATACGTGTAATTTTAGCTAACGTCAATGCTTATTTTGAGATTTTTGGTATAAATGTTTTTTATACCACAGATTTGGATATTAGTAATATTATAAAGGCATATAGCAAGGGTTTGGGGAGGTATTTTCATGTTTTTAGATGTGAGGTGCACATAGGCAATTGGTCAATTTAACATATACATAACATAGTAGTTACATGAGTTGTATGTTTATCTTTTGATTTGAGTAGATATTCTTAAATTAGCGTGAGGTAAATGTTATATTTAAAGTGTTGATTATATCTCGAACTATAGTTGAAATTTATTCATTTGGAGCCACCATGCTTATATTTGAAATAATATGTGCGATCAAAGTAAAAAATCTAGTTATTCTAGTATAGTTTTATTTATTTGCTAATGTAAAGACCAAATTGTCATCTTTTATCATTTATTTTACAAAAGAAAGAAAAAAGCCCTGCATAATGCAGAGCTTATCTAATATTTATTCATTTAATTGTATATATACAATGACTTTATGGAGATTCAGGAGGTCTTTTACCACGTTTTAACTCATTAATATTTAGGCCAAAATCCATCTGTAAATGGGGATAGTCCGGAAAGTTAGCCCAGTCTCCACCCCAAGTAAAACCTAACTCTTTGGCGAGATCCACAACTTCCATCCAGTCTGCCTTGCCATTCCCGTTATCATCACGTTCCATATCCCACACCACATTCCCCTCAGGCGTCCTCAGTGCAAAATCAATAGCTAATCCATAGTTATGATATGACTCTCCACCACGCGCATTCGTAACGATATTGCCTGCACTTGAGCGTCCTTGGTTAAATAGTGCGTCTTGCTCCTCGGAACTACGGTAGCCGTGGGTGATAATAATCTCTATTCCACGTCTCGCTGCCTTACGTACCAATAATTTCTCATTCTCTGCTACCACAGGATGCAGGCCGGTGATCGGCAGAGCTTCTTGGATTGTTGTCCCCGGCCACATGTTATCCATTTCACCTTTTTGTTGTAACCATACATATATAATGGAAAGTAAAAGAGTAGCTATAATCCAGGTTTTCAGACTTCTCTTTTTTCTCTGTTTGCCTTTACGTTTTGATGTATTCATATCCACTCCTGGTGATTATTCTGAAATAAACAGCTATTCCTGCTGCCTGAACCTTTTCAGTAGATTAGACTCTATTATAATCCATTTGAGACTTGAATGCTCATATCACCACAGTATTGGAGTCTCTGATTAGCTAGAGTGTACATGTTATTTCATTCTATACATACAAAAAAAGCAGCCGGCTATAAGCCGACTGCTTCGTATGCAAGCTGAGTAAAAACTACTCAGTTGTGTATGGCAATAATGCGATTTGACGGGAGCGTTTGATTGCAATCGTCAGCATGCGTTGATATTTAGCGCTAGTACCTGTTACACGGCGTGGCAAAATTTTTCCACGTTCGCTGATAAATTTACGAAGCAAGTCCGTATCTTTATAATCGATGTGAGTAATTTTGTTAGCTGTGAAGAAGCACACTTTACGAC
The window above is part of the Paenibacillus sp. 1781tsa1 genome. Proteins encoded here:
- the rpsR gene encoding 30S ribosomal protein S18, which gives rise to MGFKQREGGDNDKRPARRGGRNKRRKVCFFTANKITHIDYKDTDLLRKFISERGKILPRRVTGTSAKYQRMLTIAIKRSRQIALLPYTTE
- a CDS encoding M15 family metallopeptidase encodes the protein MNTSKRKGKQRKKRSLKTWIIATLLLSIIYVWLQQKGEMDNMWPGTTIQEALPITGLHPVVAENEKLLVRKAARRGIEIIITHGYRSSEEQDALFNQGRSSAGNIVTNARGGESYHNYGLAIDFALRTPEGNVVWDMERDDNGNGKADWMEVVDLAKELGFTWGGDWANFPDYPHLQMDFGLNINELKRGKRPPESP
- a CDS encoding ABC transporter ATP-binding protein; the protein is MNTELLEVRNLTTSFRIEDDYYAAVDHVNLKVKKNEVLAIVGESGSGKSAFAFSLMGLHNKAKIEGQILYKGQDIANISPSKLNKLRGKEMGMIFQDPLSALNPLMIIGEQIEEILTLHQSKLSSREKREKVIHLLNQVGIPRPEQIYKQYPHELSGGMRQRIVIAIAIANKPELLIADEPTTALDVTIQLQILELIRDLKNEINAGIILITHDLGVVAEMADRVAVMYAGEIVEIADIFTLMNDAKHPYTRSLLNSIPTLSEERSKLHVIQGIVPSLKNLPRKGCRFKARIPWISESAHEENPQMHEIAPGHFVRCTCYQHFHFPDQS